Proteins co-encoded in one Sporosarcina sp. FSL K6-1522 genomic window:
- a CDS encoding S-layer homology domain-containing protein: MQAIIPSPLTTRKPLTTLLKEASSNGNHVVAGINASFFHMKSGAPAYLLASDNIVNTYGVLSSGNDEYMSVPSAFGIDRNGLGRIGRFGYEASIQTDTTKKTIHFINKARGTGEIVLYTPSYSYASTRTNSSGMEIVLSNFSAPIEENYRLGTPITATVEKVVPNGNGDTVIPKNGAVLSIQGGAQAAEFANVQAGSQLTLSIDLTEPWQGADFVLASGPLLVQNGKVDMTINPQSSRAKAREPRTAVATNADGSKVFFVTVDGRSTASAGMTLPEFSSYLVSIGAHHALNLDGGGSTTLAVRERGTVYPKVFNNPSDKSQRAVSAVLGAVSYTEVSQPRTMVAKMTGPSVLLPGATTTVQVDSALDSNFHVVPVNKNDIRYSVTGDIGTVSASGVFTAVKAGKGSIVITYGNATQSFPIEVADAPSKMVLTGATGEVGPEDTIPFTVKAYDAANREMAFAPSIIKWSASPELGTIDASGVLKTNRSGAGSVTATIGAKSVTQTLKIISGGKLISSFVKSAEWRAESAKATTTLRFDGSKAPVKDGQTALTLSYDFTANPTGTSASYAVATKPIALPVKPTALGMWVYGDGAAHWLRGTLVDGKGNDVTIDFTKESGLNWTGWRYVKAQLPATIQGPVSLKRIYVAETSSMKKNKGSIYLDRLIAEYGDTHREQPFNDVVLSHWAVNDIASSVEYGWINGYGDGTFKPESNLTRAHAAVLISRALKLPQTATNGLFTDVPASHIYAKEIAAVNKAGIMTGKSGGKFDPNGTLTRAQMAKILVTAYELKAGSTPVPPLKDVSADFWAIKEIQALQANNITVAPDGKFRPNDNVTRAQFAAFMMRANK; the protein is encoded by the coding sequence GTGCAAGCAATTATCCCGTCACCTTTAACAACACGTAAGCCGCTAACGACGCTGCTGAAAGAGGCATCTTCGAACGGCAATCATGTGGTAGCAGGTATCAATGCATCATTCTTTCATATGAAATCTGGCGCTCCAGCTTATTTACTGGCTTCAGATAATATTGTGAATACATACGGTGTCCTTTCGAGTGGTAATGATGAATATATGAGTGTTCCATCCGCTTTTGGTATTGATCGAAATGGTCTTGGGCGCATTGGACGATTTGGCTATGAGGCATCGATTCAGACCGATACGACGAAAAAGACGATTCATTTTATCAACAAAGCGCGTGGAACGGGAGAGATTGTCCTGTATACGCCAAGCTACAGTTATGCTTCGACACGAACAAACAGTTCTGGAATGGAAATAGTGTTAAGCAATTTCTCAGCTCCAATTGAAGAGAATTATCGCCTTGGTACACCAATTACGGCGACTGTTGAAAAAGTAGTGCCAAATGGAAATGGCGATACGGTCATTCCGAAAAATGGGGCGGTTTTGTCGATTCAAGGCGGCGCGCAGGCAGCGGAGTTTGCGAATGTGCAAGCAGGTAGCCAACTGACATTGTCCATCGATTTAACAGAGCCTTGGCAAGGGGCAGACTTCGTCCTTGCGAGTGGGCCTCTTCTTGTGCAAAACGGTAAAGTCGATATGACCATTAATCCACAAAGTAGTCGTGCAAAGGCGAGAGAGCCGCGAACAGCTGTAGCGACAAATGCGGATGGCTCAAAAGTATTTTTTGTGACAGTTGATGGTAGAAGCACTGCGAGTGCGGGTATGACGTTACCTGAATTCTCTTCTTATCTAGTGTCAATTGGCGCACATCATGCATTGAATTTAGACGGTGGAGGCTCTACAACATTAGCTGTACGTGAGCGAGGAACTGTGTATCCAAAAGTCTTTAATAATCCATCCGATAAATCACAACGTGCTGTCTCTGCTGTACTTGGTGCCGTTTCTTATACAGAAGTTAGTCAACCGAGAACAATGGTTGCGAAGATGACAGGGCCATCTGTGTTATTGCCGGGTGCAACGACAACTGTACAGGTGGATAGTGCACTTGATAGCAATTTCCACGTTGTCCCAGTAAATAAGAACGATATCCGCTATTCCGTAACAGGTGACATCGGAACGGTATCAGCATCGGGTGTTTTTACTGCTGTAAAAGCAGGAAAAGGCAGCATTGTCATCACATATGGTAATGCGACACAGTCCTTCCCGATTGAAGTAGCAGATGCGCCTTCCAAAATGGTACTGACAGGAGCAACAGGAGAAGTAGGGCCTGAAGATACGATTCCGTTTACAGTGAAAGCCTATGATGCAGCAAATCGTGAAATGGCATTCGCCCCATCTATCATTAAATGGTCTGCAAGTCCAGAACTGGGAACGATTGATGCATCTGGCGTTTTGAAGACAAATCGTTCAGGTGCGGGAAGTGTTACAGCGACAATTGGTGCTAAATCAGTGACACAAACATTGAAAATTATCAGTGGTGGAAAGCTTATTAGCTCGTTTGTTAAAAGTGCGGAATGGCGTGCAGAATCAGCAAAAGCTACGACAACACTCCGATTTGATGGCAGTAAAGCACCTGTCAAAGATGGACAAACGGCATTGACATTGTCATATGATTTCACAGCGAACCCAACTGGAACTTCTGCGTCTTATGCTGTAGCGACCAAACCAATTGCTTTACCGGTAAAACCAACTGCCCTTGGCATGTGGGTATATGGAGACGGGGCAGCACATTGGCTCCGAGGGACGCTTGTAGATGGTAAAGGCAATGATGTAACGATTGATTTTACAAAGGAAAGTGGCCTCAATTGGACAGGCTGGAGATATGTTAAAGCACAATTACCAGCAACAATCCAAGGGCCTGTATCATTGAAGCGAATTTATGTGGCAGAAACATCAAGCATGAAGAAAAACAAAGGCTCGATTTACTTGGATCGACTCATAGCGGAATATGGGGATACGCACCGCGAACAGCCGTTTAATGATGTAGTTTTAAGTCACTGGGCAGTCAATGACATTGCATCATCTGTAGAATATGGATGGATTAATGGCTATGGAGATGGTACCTTTAAGCCAGAAAGTAATCTAACACGTGCTCATGCTGCGGTACTCATTAGTCGTGCGCTGAAATTACCACAAACAGCGACAAACGGGTTGTTTACGGATGTACCAGCTAGTCATATCTATGCCAAAGAAATTGCTGCGGTTAATAAAGCAGGCATTATGACAGGAAAATCAGGCGGGAAATTTGATCCAAACGGTACACTAACGCGCGCACAAATGGCTAAAATACTCGTCACTGCGTATGAATTAAAGGCAGGAAGTACACCTGTACCTCCGCTGAAAGATGTGTCAGCAGACTTCTGGGCTATCAAAGAAATTCAAGCGTTACAAGCTAATAACATCACAGTTGCACCCGATGGCAAATTCCGACCGAACGACAATGTGACAAGAGCTCAATTTGCCGCATTTATGATGCGCGCGAATAAATAA
- a CDS encoding C40 family peptidase, whose protein sequence is MKRFLILALASLIISTSVPSMASASSATSLLNSAKSYIGTPYKWGGTTTSGFDCSGFIQRSFKDVGISLPRTTGQQYAMGTAVAKKNLQAGDLVFFNTNGKGVSHAGIYVGSNNFIHASTSKGVMISSINDPYYWGKRYIGAKRVKNFNEVAVTPPAPAPKPIPAPTRADVAVALADKLNLPTTSTESVFKDVSSQHPQIGAIAAVAAAGIFTGSNGSFNPDGQLTRAQLAKVLVEAFGLEGASGATFTDVPANHWAKSYIEILAHNEVTTGYVDGRFGVDDHVTLTQLNTFIDRINN, encoded by the coding sequence ATGAAACGTTTTTTAATCCTAGCATTAGCGAGCTTGATCATTTCAACATCAGTACCCTCGATGGCATCTGCTAGTTCTGCGACATCGTTACTTAATTCGGCAAAATCATACATCGGGACTCCTTACAAATGGGGTGGAACTACTACATCAGGATTTGACTGCTCGGGCTTCATCCAACGATCATTCAAAGATGTCGGTATCTCACTTCCAAGAACAACTGGTCAACAATATGCAATGGGAACTGCCGTTGCGAAAAAGAACTTACAAGCTGGAGACCTTGTTTTCTTTAACACAAATGGAAAAGGTGTTTCACACGCAGGTATCTATGTAGGTAGCAACAATTTCATCCATGCTTCTACAAGCAAAGGTGTTATGATTTCTTCTATCAACGACCCTTACTATTGGGGTAAACGTTACATTGGCGCAAAAAGAGTAAAGAACTTTAACGAAGTTGCCGTTACGCCACCGGCTCCAGCACCAAAACCAATTCCTGCTCCTACACGTGCAGACGTAGCAGTTGCACTTGCTGACAAACTGAATCTGCCAACTACATCTACAGAGTCAGTTTTCAAAGATGTATCTAGCCAACATCCACAAATTGGCGCAATCGCTGCAGTTGCAGCAGCAGGAATCTTCACAGGCAGTAACGGTTCATTTAACCCGGATGGCCAATTGACACGTGCTCAACTAGCAAAAGTTCTTGTTGAAGCTTTCGGACTTGAAGGTGCTTCTGGTGCTACATTCACGGACGTTCCAGCAAATCACTGGGCAAAATCATACATCGAGATCCTTGCTCACAATGAAGTTACAACAGGTTATGTTGATGGACGTTTCGGTGTAGACGATCATGTAACACTTACACAATTGAATACGTTCATCGACCGTATCAATAACTAA
- a CDS encoding S-layer homology domain-containing protein yields the protein MKKISMYAIILLFSFVMMPVTNVKAAGFPDVENYQDEIHYLEEQQIIRGFPDGTFKPMQPVTRLQAIQMLLKAKGVTDLTAPDPGMKDVKPGDYGYDAIAKAVQLGIISGKPHADGAKYFDGANSLTRGQMAKILVEANGFTIDASNLFFDVDASNTFKDYISTLAAERITNGYGDGTYKPNIPVSRQHFSVFVARMLDESFKEEQLQGTAQFLLDVTKAYTWNYHTDGQLITSTAVHVRDEDEAFPEWNLWQETSAEGTGYFLVKEDIEGLYEGYPSMDTEKLLHYPLYNGKSWNEDGEISRVIAIDRTMTTKVGTFTGVTELKTSSGWTYYYAPNVGLIQSLLDGKIYGELVKLD from the coding sequence ATGAAGAAAATAAGTATGTATGCCATCATATTATTATTTAGTTTCGTCATGATGCCGGTAACTAATGTAAAAGCTGCTGGCTTTCCAGATGTGGAAAACTATCAAGACGAGATTCACTATTTAGAAGAGCAACAAATTATACGCGGTTTTCCAGATGGTACATTTAAACCTATGCAGCCTGTTACGCGCTTACAAGCGATTCAAATGCTTTTAAAGGCAAAAGGTGTTACCGATTTGACAGCTCCAGATCCGGGGATGAAGGATGTAAAACCCGGAGATTATGGGTATGACGCGATAGCTAAAGCCGTCCAACTAGGCATTATTTCGGGTAAACCGCATGCGGATGGGGCGAAATACTTTGACGGGGCCAATTCGTTAACGCGTGGGCAAATGGCTAAAATACTTGTCGAGGCAAATGGTTTCACGATTGATGCAAGTAATTTGTTTTTTGATGTGGATGCGTCGAATACGTTTAAAGACTATATTTCGACGCTAGCAGCTGAGCGAATTACGAATGGGTATGGAGATGGAACGTATAAGCCGAACATACCTGTGTCTCGCCAACATTTCTCGGTGTTCGTAGCGCGGATGCTCGATGAGTCGTTTAAGGAGGAACAACTTCAGGGAACAGCTCAGTTTTTATTAGATGTTACCAAAGCGTATACATGGAACTATCATACGGATGGCCAGTTGATTACATCCACGGCAGTACATGTTCGTGATGAAGATGAAGCATTTCCTGAGTGGAATCTTTGGCAAGAAACGAGTGCGGAAGGGACAGGCTATTTTCTTGTGAAAGAGGATATCGAGGGATTATATGAAGGGTATCCTTCTATGGATACGGAGAAGCTACTGCATTATCCGTTATACAATGGAAAGAGCTGGAATGAGGATGGTGAAATCTCCCGTGTTATTGCCATCGATCGAACGATGACGACCAAAGTAGGGACGTTTACAGGGGTAACGGAACTCAAAACATCCAGTGGCTGGACGTATTATTATGCGCCGAATGTGGGGCTTATTCAGTCGTTGCTAGACGGGAAAATATACGGGGAATTGGTCAAGTTGGATTAA
- a CDS encoding glycosyltransferase, whose translation MERIVVFSNMYPSPQHPTFGIFVKNQVELLKSADVAVDVLAIDNPGKGKATALKKYMSWFFRSFVYMMKNRKALSITHAHYAFPTGLLSLIGKKMMGIPYVVTVHGGDIDQMAAKGPFIAGITKTILQAAEAVIVVGEKLKTDVTGRFEVPGNRVHVISMGVNTAVFKPTVKEEARTTLSLPLEKKIILYVGNVIRAKGLLELVEAYTLVKTANPDSELYIVGSQKDSSFVKELQAVIQEKNVEGVHFQAPVGQAELAQWMSAASVLTLPSHQEGFGLVALEAMAAGTKVVGTDVGGLSYLLNQGAGILVEPKDADSLAEGLKEALNPSSTQIDEKVMQDMVSAHSFDTVLKKLLAIYQAAENKQVGNR comes from the coding sequence ATGGAGCGAATCGTCGTATTCAGTAATATGTATCCATCCCCTCAGCATCCGACATTTGGTATTTTCGTAAAGAATCAAGTCGAACTTTTAAAGTCAGCGGATGTTGCTGTGGATGTACTGGCAATCGATAATCCAGGGAAAGGAAAAGCAACGGCATTGAAGAAATACATGTCGTGGTTTTTCCGTTCTTTTGTCTATATGATGAAAAATCGCAAGGCATTGTCGATTACGCATGCACATTATGCATTCCCGACAGGGTTATTGTCATTAATCGGTAAGAAAATGATGGGCATCCCTTACGTAGTTACAGTTCATGGCGGGGATATCGATCAGATGGCAGCTAAAGGTCCGTTCATTGCAGGCATTACGAAAACCATTTTACAGGCGGCAGAAGCAGTCATTGTCGTCGGAGAGAAATTAAAAACAGATGTGACAGGAAGATTTGAAGTGCCTGGCAATCGGGTGCATGTCATCAGCATGGGTGTTAATACGGCTGTTTTTAAACCGACTGTGAAAGAAGAAGCACGGACAACACTTAGTCTGCCATTAGAGAAAAAAATCATCTTATACGTAGGAAATGTCATTCGAGCCAAAGGGCTATTGGAGCTTGTTGAGGCATATACACTGGTGAAAACAGCGAATCCGGACAGCGAACTATACATTGTAGGCTCACAGAAAGACAGTAGTTTCGTCAAAGAGTTACAAGCGGTTATTCAAGAGAAGAACGTGGAAGGCGTCCACTTTCAAGCACCTGTTGGACAAGCTGAATTAGCGCAATGGATGTCTGCCGCAAGCGTGTTGACGCTACCTTCTCATCAAGAAGGCTTTGGACTTGTTGCGCTTGAAGCGATGGCAGCAGGAACAAAAGTGGTGGGAACGGACGTAGGTGGCCTGTCTTATTTGTTGAATCAAGGAGCAGGCATCCTGGTTGAACCGAAAGATGCCGATTCTTTAGCGGAAGGGCTGAAAGAGGCTTTGAACCCCTCTTCGACACAAATTGATGAAAAAGTGATGCAAGACATGGTGTCAGCGCATTCATTCGATACGGTTTTGAAGAAGTTACTCGCCATTTATCAGGCAGCTGAAAACAAACAGGTTGGCAATCGATGA
- a CDS encoding N-acetylmuramoyl-L-alanine amidase, giving the protein MKNFKWITFLAMLVALVSAVPAQSLAQVQFSDVTAKDEYYEHVNYIAGKGIIQGYTENGKNLYKPANSISRYQIAKMLVVATNNENYNAGNITFKDVASGSDEHKYLSKAVSLGYFKQNADGSIKPHEYVKRAEMGYALAVAFNLSEKVTADKPLQLKDIQGHPNVDKLNGLYYAGVTQGSNGNFLPNSLLTRSQFAMFLARAMDTKFKLPVKQPGEIAGTFFVKVNTTGGDTLNVRSLPSMDGTVIHKLNSGAIVEVLERHGEWLRILVGGKTGYIYSSYTIEVGTEKPPVEPEKPAPTAKTIGKVTVNNLNVRASASNSAAVLTTLKTGQTVDVLSINGYWANIRVNSTTGYVHKSYLKLVNTTGNPLAGRVIVLDAGHGGYDPGTSANKLTEKSITLKVVNLVEAKLKRAGANVKMTRSTDTYVSLQNRTAFSQNNYAETFVSIHVNSATPTAKGTEVFYSAANMNAAESKSLAAYIQNNIVKQANMVDRKVKESGFYVIKNNNVAAVLVELGFISNKDDFAKLSSDKYLEIYAEAIYQGLVQYYSVK; this is encoded by the coding sequence ATGAAGAATTTTAAATGGATTACTTTTCTAGCAATGCTCGTCGCACTCGTTTCGGCAGTACCTGCGCAATCACTTGCCCAAGTACAATTTTCAGATGTCACAGCCAAGGATGAATATTATGAGCACGTCAATTACATAGCAGGGAAAGGAATTATCCAAGGTTACACAGAGAATGGTAAAAACCTCTACAAACCCGCTAACAGCATCTCTCGCTATCAAATCGCTAAAATGCTAGTTGTCGCAACTAACAATGAAAATTACAACGCAGGCAATATAACGTTCAAAGATGTTGCAAGTGGTAGCGATGAACATAAATACCTAAGCAAAGCTGTCTCACTCGGCTATTTCAAACAAAATGCCGATGGTTCTATTAAACCGCATGAATATGTTAAACGGGCTGAAATGGGCTATGCACTCGCGGTCGCTTTTAATCTTTCAGAAAAAGTAACAGCCGATAAACCCCTTCAACTAAAAGATATCCAGGGTCATCCAAATGTCGACAAGTTAAACGGTCTTTATTATGCGGGTGTTACACAAGGCAGTAACGGAAACTTCTTACCAAACTCACTACTAACACGCTCACAATTCGCAATGTTTTTGGCAAGAGCAATGGATACTAAGTTTAAATTACCTGTAAAACAGCCTGGTGAAATCGCCGGTACATTTTTCGTCAAGGTGAACACAACTGGTGGAGATACATTAAATGTACGCTCTCTTCCTTCTATGGATGGAACTGTTATCCATAAATTGAATAGCGGTGCGATTGTTGAAGTACTTGAACGCCATGGTGAATGGCTCCGTATACTCGTTGGCGGCAAAACAGGTTATATCTATAGTAGCTATACCATTGAAGTCGGCACAGAAAAACCGCCTGTGGAGCCAGAGAAACCAGCTCCCACAGCTAAAACCATTGGTAAAGTAACTGTCAATAACTTAAATGTACGCGCAAGTGCAAGCAATAGTGCAGCTGTGCTCACTACCCTTAAGACAGGACAAACTGTCGATGTACTGTCCATTAATGGTTATTGGGCAAATATCCGCGTCAATTCAACAACAGGCTATGTTCACAAATCCTATTTAAAACTAGTCAATACAACAGGCAACCCACTCGCTGGTCGCGTCATCGTTCTGGATGCAGGTCACGGTGGATATGACCCTGGTACTTCAGCAAATAAGCTAACTGAAAAAAGCATCACCCTAAAAGTTGTGAATCTCGTAGAAGCAAAACTGAAACGAGCGGGTGCAAACGTTAAAATGACACGCTCAACAGACACATATGTATCATTACAAAACCGCACAGCTTTCTCTCAAAATAACTATGCTGAAACGTTCGTATCGATTCACGTCAACTCAGCTACTCCTACTGCTAAAGGTACGGAAGTGTTCTATTCAGCAGCCAACATGAATGCAGCTGAAAGTAAATCGCTCGCAGCATATATTCAGAATAATATCGTTAAACAAGCAAACATGGTAGATCGCAAGGTAAAAGAGTCCGGATTCTACGTTATCAAAAATAACAATGTAGCCGCTGTTCTCGTCGAACTAGGTTTCATTTCGAATAAGGACGACTTCGCAAAACTATCAAGTGATAAGTATTTAGAAATTTATGCAGAGGCTATCTATCAAGGTCTCGTACAATACTATTCCGTTAAGTAA
- a CDS encoding polysaccharide pyruvyl transferase family protein, translating to MKIGIVGNYGNNNNGDEAILAGIIEQLQVHYKIPLEDIVVFSNNPPQTANLYGVASAPLYYKRSSATLTFIETIKKNSPLIRELDMLIVGGGGILMDFYNREAQLFGSYGIMARWGKVPYIVYGCGAGPITSSMGKLFIRYLVGRSNSVSVRDPKSKQLLKKIGVRKDIKVVGDPAFALPSKSQEKTSERIKNIGVTVVPYYSLAYWPEANDIKYENYVSGMAENLDLIMAEKDVNITLFSTKFPHDVDVTIDVYNRMVHKDRVTVNKNNLSPEEIIDISAAQDLIIGTRLHSLYLAVNANTPVMAISYHHKVADFMEMVDMAERTVRIDDLIKKKDSLLTVVEAMDQQWPEKVEEADQLHRRMKEMARLGMQQFIRVKKE from the coding sequence ATGAAAATTGGTATCGTCGGTAACTACGGAAATAATAATAATGGAGACGAGGCAATTCTTGCAGGAATTATTGAACAACTACAAGTTCATTATAAAATTCCGCTAGAGGATATTGTCGTCTTTAGTAATAACCCTCCGCAGACAGCAAACCTATATGGTGTAGCCTCTGCTCCTTTGTATTACAAAAGATCATCTGCCACATTGACATTTATTGAAACCATCAAAAAAAATTCTCCACTCATCCGTGAATTGGACATGTTAATCGTCGGCGGTGGCGGGATTCTCATGGACTTTTATAATCGTGAGGCACAACTTTTTGGATCATATGGCATCATGGCAAGATGGGGGAAAGTACCTTATATTGTCTACGGTTGTGGTGCTGGACCAATTACATCTTCGATGGGAAAACTGTTTATTCGCTATTTGGTCGGTCGTTCAAACAGTGTGTCTGTGCGTGATCCGAAGTCCAAGCAATTGCTGAAGAAAATCGGCGTAAGAAAGGATATTAAGGTTGTCGGAGACCCCGCCTTTGCCTTGCCATCCAAGTCTCAGGAAAAAACATCTGAGCGCATCAAAAATATTGGGGTTACCGTTGTTCCTTATTACAGTCTGGCTTATTGGCCAGAAGCAAATGATATTAAATATGAGAACTACGTCAGTGGAATGGCTGAAAACTTAGATTTAATCATGGCTGAAAAAGACGTGAACATTACATTGTTTTCCACGAAATTCCCGCATGATGTTGACGTAACAATAGATGTTTATAACCGTATGGTACATAAAGATCGCGTAACGGTGAATAAAAATAATTTATCTCCTGAAGAAATTATTGACATTAGTGCGGCGCAAGATCTGATTATCGGAACTCGATTACATTCACTTTATCTTGCAGTAAATGCGAATACGCCTGTCATGGCGATTTCATACCATCATAAAGTAGCAGACTTTATGGAAATGGTAGACATGGCAGAACGAACGGTCCGCATCGATGACCTGATTAAGAAAAAGGACTCATTGCTGACAGTAGTAGAGGCAATGGATCAACAGTGGCCTGAAAAAGTAGAGGAAGCGGATCAGTTACATCGCCGTATGAAAGAAATGGCGCGACTAGGTATGCAGCAATTCATCCGCGTCAAAAAGGAGTAA
- a CDS encoding 5'-nucleotidase C-terminal domain-containing protein gives MSTKYFKGTAAAMLLFSTAAITPAVASADTTTDFSLTVLHTNDTHANLGTTAERAALVNKLRAEHPYNVLLDAGDVFSGTLFFNEFKGQADLAVMNYLQYDAMTFGNHEFDLGGSKEGHQALADFVKNAKFPFVSANTDFSADSLFDGLQSKTVEANAEDGKIYNGIIKEVNGEKVGIFGLTTAETVDISSPDKVTFTNYITEAKAAVAALEGAGVNIIIALTHIGYDDSDKVDNDILLAKNVPGIDIIVGGHTHVKLDKPAVYNEDSEPVVIVQANEYNKFLGQLDVTFDKDGVIKDYDGVLHAVGGENAEQDPKAAELIKPYADQVKSTMEEPIGATAEVFLNGLRDLGGVRAGETNLGNIITDGMLQKAKEIDPETVIAFQNGGGIRTSIAKGPITYGNVLSVLPFGNPLAIIELSGAELKSTFEHAVKEYPKESGGFLHVAGMQVIFDGTAEQGKRIVSLRIDGKEIDDNKMYKAATNVFTARGGDGFEALGKAYEEGRASEPGFSDWENFADYMKSLETVNTGLEGRILATTPFTDIAYTDWSYAYISDLYYRGLTKGTSATTYSPTQTLTRAQAASLLVRTLDLTATKDAPFSDIGHYATETKDEIAAAYESGIVKGIDGKFMPDQNVTRSQLALMIERAFEAYTGKPYTSASQAPYPDIAHLDAETVNAISMLHELGIATGSNGKYMPATSTTRQQAAKIFSNFIYNTKQVKKAE, from the coding sequence ATGTCTACAAAATACTTCAAAGGTACTGCAGCGGCAATGCTACTATTTAGCACAGCTGCAATCACACCAGCTGTCGCATCAGCGGACACGACAACGGATTTCTCACTAACAGTTCTACACACGAACGATACGCACGCAAACCTAGGCACGACAGCGGAACGCGCAGCACTCGTCAACAAACTGCGGGCTGAGCATCCTTACAACGTGCTTCTTGACGCTGGCGATGTATTTTCCGGAACACTCTTTTTCAATGAATTTAAAGGCCAAGCTGATCTTGCAGTCATGAACTATCTTCAATACGATGCGATGACATTCGGAAACCATGAATTCGACCTTGGTGGATCTAAAGAAGGTCATCAAGCACTAGCAGATTTCGTGAAGAATGCCAAATTTCCATTCGTCAGTGCCAATACGGACTTCTCAGCAGATTCCCTTTTTGATGGTCTTCAATCGAAAACTGTCGAAGCCAATGCTGAAGACGGAAAAATCTACAATGGCATTATTAAAGAAGTAAATGGCGAAAAAGTCGGGATTTTCGGCTTAACAACGGCTGAAACAGTAGACATTTCAAGCCCTGACAAAGTGACATTCACCAACTATATTACGGAAGCAAAAGCAGCGGTTGCTGCATTAGAAGGCGCTGGTGTCAATATAATCATCGCGCTGACACATATCGGCTATGACGACTCTGATAAGGTGGACAATGATATCCTGTTGGCTAAAAATGTCCCTGGCATCGATATTATCGTCGGCGGCCATACCCACGTGAAACTGGACAAACCCGCTGTTTATAATGAAGACAGTGAACCTGTTGTCATCGTTCAAGCGAATGAATACAACAAATTCCTCGGACAACTTGACGTGACATTCGATAAAGATGGTGTCATTAAAGACTATGACGGCGTCCTCCATGCTGTTGGCGGTGAAAACGCGGAACAAGATCCGAAAGCGGCAGAACTCATCAAACCGTACGCTGACCAAGTAAAGTCGACAATGGAAGAACCTATTGGTGCAACAGCTGAAGTCTTCCTAAACGGCCTCCGCGACCTTGGCGGTGTCCGCGCAGGTGAAACCAACCTCGGAAACATTATTACAGACGGTATGCTGCAAAAAGCAAAAGAAATTGACCCTGAAACAGTGATTGCCTTCCAAAATGGCGGAGGGATTCGGACATCCATTGCTAAAGGCCCTATCACATACGGTAATGTACTTTCTGTTCTACCATTCGGCAATCCACTTGCCATCATTGAACTAAGTGGCGCCGAGTTGAAATCGACCTTCGAACACGCCGTTAAGGAATATCCGAAAGAATCAGGTGGCTTCCTTCATGTTGCCGGCATGCAGGTCATTTTTGATGGGACAGCTGAACAAGGCAAACGAATTGTTTCACTCCGTATTGATGGCAAAGAAATTGATGATAACAAAATGTACAAAGCTGCTACAAACGTCTTTACGGCAAGAGGTGGAGACGGTTTTGAAGCGCTTGGTAAAGCGTATGAGGAAGGACGCGCAAGCGAGCCTGGTTTCTCTGATTGGGAAAACTTCGCAGACTATATGAAATCTCTGGAAACTGTCAATACTGGTCTAGAAGGACGCATTCTTGCAACAACGCCATTCACGGACATCGCTTATACGGATTGGTCTTATGCATATATTTCAGACCTTTACTACCGAGGACTGACAAAAGGGACATCTGCAACAACCTATTCACCTACACAGACATTAACACGTGCACAAGCGGCTTCCTTACTCGTCCGTACGCTTGATTTGACAGCAACAAAGGATGCACCATTTAGCGATATTGGCCACTATGCGACTGAAACAAAGGATGAAATCGCAGCAGCCTACGAAAGTGGCATCGTCAAAGGCATTGACGGGAAATTTATGCCTGATCAAAACGTCACGCGCTCACAGCTCGCATTGATGATTGAACGTGCTTTTGAGGCCTATACAGGCAAACCGTATACGTCAGCAAGTCAAGCGCCTTATCCAGATATCGCGCACTTGGATGCGGAAACAGTCAATGCCATTTCCATGCTTCATGAGCTAGGCATCGCGACAGGCTCTAATGGAAAATACATGCCTGCTACCTCCACGACACGACAACAGGCAGCTAAAATATTCTCGAATTTTATCTATAACACAAAACAAGTGAAAAAAGCAGAATAA